One genomic region from Cydia pomonella isolate Wapato2018A chromosome 4, ilCydPomo1, whole genome shotgun sequence encodes:
- the LOC133517386 gene encoding uncharacterized protein LOC133517386, with translation MSQSYLGNLPIFDHKTTEWAIFKSRLTKFFLVNGISEIEKKSAITITHLSDESYRLVRNLAYPKEIDSLSYDALVLLLDEHFKQKQCTFADKAKFFGAMKSADETLSEWAARLRGLASYCDFDSALETNLRDRFVLGLGSGSVRDKLFEQKPSSLNFAKALELAEQTESAREAKLITIKEEPVFRAQTEGGYRGGARGARGRASASGSGQRDPRSTLEQCTVCGMKNHTEINCRYKSYKCQKCGKKGHLKKVCGESARVHNVSVGESSSLNRSEVDDCEECQMFNLRFQN, from the exons ATGTCGCAATCGTATTTAGGAAATTTGCCTATTTTTGATCATAAGACTACCGAGTGGGCGATATTCAAGAGCCGGTTAACAAAGTTTTTTCTAGTGAACGGTATATcggaaatagaaaaaaaaagtgccaTCACGATTACACATTTATCGGATGAAAGTTATCGGTTAGTGCGCAATTTAGCTTATCCAAAGGAGATAGATTCCTTAAGTTATGACGCGCTGGTTTTATTACTCGACGAACATTTCAAACAAAAGCAGTGTACTTTTGCGGATAAGGCGAAGTTTTTCGGGGCGATGAAGAGTGCAGACGAAACGTTGAGCGAATGGGCGGCAAGATTAAGAGGTCTGGCAAGTTATTGCGATTTTGATTCTGCCCTGGAGACGAACCTCAGGGATCGTTTCGTGCTCGGTCTGGGCTCAGGTTCCGTGCGCGATAAACTATTCGAGCAAAAGCCATCGTCACTAAACTTTGCCAAGGCTTTAGAGTTGGCAGAACAGACGGAGAGTGCCCGAGAAGCGAAATTAATTACCATTAAGGAGGAGCCAGTTTTTCGAGCGCAAACGGAGGGTGGATATCGCGGTGGCGCGAGAGGCGCGCGCGGTCGCGCTAGCGCGAGCGGCAGCGGTCAGCGGGATCCACGTTCGACTCTCGAGCAGTGTACGGTTTGCGGAATGAAAAATCATACGGAAATCAATTGTCGTTATAAATCGTATAAGTGTCAAAAGTGCGGCAAAAAGGGTCACTTAAAGAAAGTTTGTGGTGAAAGTGCGCGAGTGCATAACGTTTCCGTTGGCGAATCGTCGTCGTTGAATCGCAGCGAGGTAGACGATTGTGAGGAATGTCAAATGTTTAACTTAAG GTTCCAAAATTAA